A genomic region of Melopsittacus undulatus isolate bMelUnd1 chromosome 5, bMelUnd1.mat.Z, whole genome shotgun sequence contains the following coding sequences:
- the LOC101873122 gene encoding glioma pathogenesis-related protein 1-like encodes MKITFFFSALFLLDLFACCHAYLQYPLPDIEDAKFIEDCVRAHNTFRSKVNPPASNMFRMSWDAALAKTAKAWAKKCKFKHNVYLKMPGRVHPTFTPVGENIWTGTATIFSVDAALSDWFNEVSSYDFDSNRCTGMCGHYTQVVWAESYKVGCAVHFCNTVENFPGLSRAAHFVCDYGPAGNYPRKPYKVGQPCSGCSSDKCVDKLCANTEREKLINYAYWHPDWDTQPQPPRPQPPRPQPPRPQPPRPPAPPHIPPAEQPHPSCDQYCLCVSILRPLLLVLSTGAALLVQKWFPHTFLMSNDQLRY; translated from the exons atgaaaatcacatttttcttttctgcattgttCTTACTGGATCTCTTTGCTTGCTGTCATGCTTATCTACAGTATCCCTTGCCTGACATAGAAGATGCAAAATTCATTGAAGACTGTGTGAGAGCTCACAACACGTTTCGATCCAAAGTGAATCCACCAGCCAGCAACATGTTTCGCATG TCCTGGGATGCTGCTTTAGCTAAGACTGCCAAAGCATGGGCAAAGAAGTGCAAGTTTAAGCACAACGTTTACCTTAAAATGCCTGGGAGGGTGCACCCCACCTTTACCCCTGTTGGAGAAAACATCTGGACTGGCACAGCCACCATCTTCTCTGTGGATGCAGCTCTCAGCGACTGGTTTAACGAAGTCAGCAGCTATGATTTTGACAGCAACAGGTGCACTGGCATGTGTGGTCACTACACCCAG gtTGTTTGGGCAGAGAGTTACAAAGTTGGCTGTGCAGTTCACTTCTGCAATACAGTTGAAAATTTTCCAGGACTTTCCAGAGCAGCACATTTTGTTTGTGACTATGGGCCAGC gggGAATTACCCAAGAAAACCATATAAAGTAGGGCAACCATGCAGTGGATGCAGCAGCGATAAGTGTGTAGACAAGCTCTGTG cAAATACAGAACGTGAGAAGCTGATAA ATTATGCCTACTGGCATCCAGACTGGGATACACAGCCCCAGCCACCACGGCCCCAACCACCACGGCCCCAGCCACCAAGGCCCCAGCCACCCAGGCCTCCAGCACCACCCCACATCCCACCTGCTGAGCAGCCGCATCCCTCTTGTGACCAATACTGTCTTTGTGTTTCAATTTTAAGACCACTGCTTTTGGTACTAAGTACTGGTGCTGCTCTTTTAGTACAAAAGTGGTTTccacatacatttttaatgagtAATGATCAATTAAGGTACTAA
- the LOC101880041 gene encoding glioma pathogenesis-related protein 1-like isoform X3: MTSRFSACVLALLHFCHSSDSYGPQTLPDIGDAEFIKECVQTHNRFRSGVNPSASNMLYMSWDPDLAKTAKAWAKKCLFEHNTYLKEPGQAHPKFSPVGENLWTGSLSIFTVQGAISSWYNEVSAYTYDTNKCRGVCGHYTQIVWATSYKVGCALHFCPRVAYSSVTNAAHFICNYGPAGNYPVRPYKRGAACSDCNGEQCTNQLCRNAERDKVISDSKWYPEWDTSPCDEYCIIVIALRPLLLILTILATWLLPKYWSLIPASE, from the exons atgACAAGCAGATTTTCTGCTTGTGTGCTGGCTTTACTGCACTTCTGTCATTCCTCTGACTCATACGGACCACAGACATTGCCTGATATTGGAGATGCAGAGTTTATTAAGGAATGTGTGCAAACCCATAACAGATTCCGGTCCGGAGTGAATCCATCAGCCAGCAACATGCTGTACATG AGTTGGGATCCAGATTTGGCAAAGACTGCAAAAGCCTGGGCAAAGAAGTGCCTGTTTGAGCATAATACGTACCTGAAAGAGCCAGGGCAGGCTCACCCCAAATTTAGCCCTGTTGGAGAAAACCTCTGGACTGGCTCACTTTCTATTTTTACTGTGCAAGGAGCCATCTCTTCTTGGTACAACGAGGTCAGTGCCTACACTTATGACACCAATAAATGCAGAGGAGTGTGCGGCCACTATACACAG ATTGTTTGGGCTACAAGCTACAAGGTTGGCTGTGCTCTCCACTTCTGTCCCAGGGTGGCGTACTCCTCCGTAACCAACGCAGCACACTTCATCTGCAACTACGGGCCAGC tgGGAATTACCCAGTGCGCCCATACAAGAGAGGAGCAGCATGCAGTGACTGCAACGGCGAGCAGTGCACTAACCAGCTGTGTC GAAATGCAGAGCGTGACAAAGTCATTA GTGATTCCAAGTGGTATCCAGAGTGGGACACATCTCCATGTGATGAGTACTGCATCATCGTTATTGCTTTAAGGCCATTACTCCTCATACTGACAATTCTGGCCACCTGGCTCCTACCAAAATACTGGTCTCTAATACCTGCCAGTGAGTGA
- the LOC101880041 gene encoding glioma pathogenesis-related protein 1-like isoform X1: protein MMIRGQTPQLVKAVNTLVTPVSMTSRFSACVLALLHFCHSSDSYGPQTLPDIGDAEFIKECVQTHNRFRSGVNPSASNMLYMSWDPDLAKTAKAWAKKCLFEHNTYLKEPGQAHPKFSPVGENLWTGSLSIFTVQGAISSWYNEVSAYTYDTNKCRGVCGHYTQIVWATSYKVGCALHFCPRVAYSSVTNAAHFICNYGPAGNYPVRPYKRGAACSDCNGEQCTNQLCRNAERDKVISDSKWYPEWDTSPCDEYCIIVIALRPLLLILTILATWLLPKYWSLIPASE, encoded by the exons ATGATGATACGCGGAcagactccacaactcgttaaagctgtaaa tacattggttacccctgtatcaatgACAAGCAGATTTTCTGCTTGTGTGCTGGCTTTACTGCACTTCTGTCATTCCTCTGACTCATACGGACCACAGACATTGCCTGATATTGGAGATGCAGAGTTTATTAAGGAATGTGTGCAAACCCATAACAGATTCCGGTCCGGAGTGAATCCATCAGCCAGCAACATGCTGTACATG AGTTGGGATCCAGATTTGGCAAAGACTGCAAAAGCCTGGGCAAAGAAGTGCCTGTTTGAGCATAATACGTACCTGAAAGAGCCAGGGCAGGCTCACCCCAAATTTAGCCCTGTTGGAGAAAACCTCTGGACTGGCTCACTTTCTATTTTTACTGTGCAAGGAGCCATCTCTTCTTGGTACAACGAGGTCAGTGCCTACACTTATGACACCAATAAATGCAGAGGAGTGTGCGGCCACTATACACAG ATTGTTTGGGCTACAAGCTACAAGGTTGGCTGTGCTCTCCACTTCTGTCCCAGGGTGGCGTACTCCTCCGTAACCAACGCAGCACACTTCATCTGCAACTACGGGCCAGC tgGGAATTACCCAGTGCGCCCATACAAGAGAGGAGCAGCATGCAGTGACTGCAACGGCGAGCAGTGCACTAACCAGCTGTGTC GAAATGCAGAGCGTGACAAAGTCATTA GTGATTCCAAGTGGTATCCAGAGTGGGACACATCTCCATGTGATGAGTACTGCATCATCGTTATTGCTTTAAGGCCATTACTCCTCATACTGACAATTCTGGCCACCTGGCTCCTACCAAAATACTGGTCTCTAATACCTGCCAGTGAGTGA
- the LOC101880041 gene encoding glioma pathogenesis-related protein 1-like isoform X2, with protein sequence MMIRGQTPQLVKAVNTLVTPVSMTSRFSACVLALLHFCHSSDSYGPQTLPDIGDAEFIKECVQTHNRFRSGVNPSASNMLYMSWDPDLAKTAKAWAKKCLFEHNTYLKEPGQAHPKFSPVGENLWTGSLSIFTVQGAISSWYNEIVWATSYKVGCALHFCPRVAYSSVTNAAHFICNYGPAGNYPVRPYKRGAACSDCNGEQCTNQLCRNAERDKVISDSKWYPEWDTSPCDEYCIIVIALRPLLLILTILATWLLPKYWSLIPASE encoded by the exons ATGATGATACGCGGAcagactccacaactcgttaaagctgtaaa tacattggttacccctgtatcaatgACAAGCAGATTTTCTGCTTGTGTGCTGGCTTTACTGCACTTCTGTCATTCCTCTGACTCATACGGACCACAGACATTGCCTGATATTGGAGATGCAGAGTTTATTAAGGAATGTGTGCAAACCCATAACAGATTCCGGTCCGGAGTGAATCCATCAGCCAGCAACATGCTGTACATG AGTTGGGATCCAGATTTGGCAAAGACTGCAAAAGCCTGGGCAAAGAAGTGCCTGTTTGAGCATAATACGTACCTGAAAGAGCCAGGGCAGGCTCACCCCAAATTTAGCCCTGTTGGAGAAAACCTCTGGACTGGCTCACTTTCTATTTTTACTGTGCAAGGAGCCATCTCTTCTTGGTACAACGAG ATTGTTTGGGCTACAAGCTACAAGGTTGGCTGTGCTCTCCACTTCTGTCCCAGGGTGGCGTACTCCTCCGTAACCAACGCAGCACACTTCATCTGCAACTACGGGCCAGC tgGGAATTACCCAGTGCGCCCATACAAGAGAGGAGCAGCATGCAGTGACTGCAACGGCGAGCAGTGCACTAACCAGCTGTGTC GAAATGCAGAGCGTGACAAAGTCATTA GTGATTCCAAGTGGTATCCAGAGTGGGACACATCTCCATGTGATGAGTACTGCATCATCGTTATTGCTTTAAGGCCATTACTCCTCATACTGACAATTCTGGCCACCTGGCTCCTACCAAAATACTGGTCTCTAATACCTGCCAGTGAGTGA